The genomic region AAAAGTATGTTATCATTATCCCGATAAACCCAACTGTTAATATGTTATTACCAGATACACCTTGAAATTCCCAATGCAAAATTTTGATTAAGGCTCCTATAATTATAATTGCGATAATTCCTTTTAATATTCTAAAGTATTTAGTTTTTATAAAAGTACCATTAAAGAACAACATGAAAAATCCAGCAGTTTGTCCTATCCATAAACCTCTTTCAAACCATACTTCGGCGTTTGGATTGTTTGTTAAGTTTATAGAAACAAACGAAGCCAAAGCTATTACTAGTCCGATTATAACTATAGTAACATAGTAAAAATTGTTTTTCATATTGTTGTGTAGCTCCTCTACAAACACAATAGCGTTTATTTCTTCTATCAAATCTACTAAATTATCTTTTTTCTGTATCATATAAAAAAATATTTCTATGACGAACTTATTGGCGCCATTATTAAAATCCTCCGTCTTTTGGGTACAAGCATGGAGTGTTTAGGTGCTAAGACCTTGTTTTTGGATTCTATAACCAAAGCTTTCAACGTTTTAATCAAAGTTTGGGTGATATCTATCAAACTTTTAAAAGAACCCTTTAAAATTTTAACCCCTAGAGGTAAAAACTTTAGAGCTTCGGGTTAAATTTTTAATGGTTATTGCTAAAAACAAGGTTGTTTAACCAAAACAGGGTGTCAGCACACCTAAAAAATTGGTCTAGCTATCTAAAAGGTTTATAAATTGACCTAAATGTTTTGGCTCCGTAGCTAAAAACTTTGATAGGAAGCCTAAATTTTTAGGTGCCGAACCTAATTATTTAACCGTCTTACCTAAATGATTGCGTGCCAGGGCTCAAAATTTGAATGTGTGTAACCGAAAATGCAGTTGGGATATAAATCTTAAAACCTTGAATATTAGAAATAATTGCCGTTTTCCTTGACAACCCCTATCTCCATATTGTATATTTGCAGCTCGCTAATTGGCGATTGTAGGAAATTTATACAAATAAGTATTTAATTCCATTTTTTAAAACGGATTTGAGCCTAATAAAATAATTAAAAATACACACCGATTTTCCTTAAAATCAATACTGGTTTTAAGGATATCGGTTTTTTATTTTAACCATTAGGTTCCTGAAAAAATAAATTGTAGCAAATGAAATTATCACATTTTAATTTTGAACTTCCAAAGGAGTTATTGGCAGAATACCCTTCAGAAAATAGGGATGAATCCCGTTTAATGGTACTGCACCGTAAAGAGCAGAAAATCGAACATAAAATGTTCAAGGATTTAATAGATTATTTCGATGAAGGAGATGTAATGGTTTTAAACAATACCAAGGTTTTTCCAGCGAGGTTATTTGGTAATAAAGAGAAAACCGGAGCCCGTATCGAAGTTTTCCTGTTAAGGGAATTAAATGTTGAGCAACGCCTTTGGGATGTATTGGTAGATCCTGCCAGAAAAATTAGAATTGGTAATAAATTATATTTTGGTGAAGACGAAAGTCTTGTGGCCGAAGTTATAGATAATACTACCTCTAGAGGAAGAACGCTTCGTTTCCTGTATGATGGCTCTTATGAAGAATTCAGAAAAAAATTGAATGATTTAGGGGAAACACCGCTTCCTAAATACATAAAAAGAGATGTAGAGGCTACAGACGAAGAGCGATATCAAACCATTTACGCCAAGACAGAAGGAGCTGTGGCGGCACCTACAGCTGGGCTTCATTTCTCTAAGCACTTGTTAAAGCGTTTGGAAATTAAAGGGATTGATTTTGCTGAACTTACCCTACATGTCGGATTGGGAACTTTTAACCCTGTGGAAGTGGAAGACCTATCCAAACATAAAATGGATAGCGAAGAATTGTTTATCGATGAAAAGGCAGCGGCTATTGTAAATAACGCCAAAGACAACAAACGAAAAGTATGTGCTATTGGGACTACGGCTATGCGTGGTTTGGAGAGTTCTGTCTCTTCAGACTTAATGCTGAACCCTTACGAGGGTTGGACCAATAAGTTCATTTTCCCTCCATACGATTTTAGTATTGCCAATTGTATGGTTACCAACTTCCATACTCCTAAATCTACACTTTTAATGATGATTTCTGCTTTTGCAGGTCACGATTTTATGATGAAAGCTTATAAGGAAGCCATAAAAGAAGGGTATAGATTCTACTCTTATGGAGATGCGATGCTAATTTTATAAATAGCACAAAACCTTAAAATATTTAAAGACCTGACAAGTTTAAGTAGCCTGTCAGGTCTTTCTTGTAATAGAATCCGCCTATTTTCCTAAATCAAAACGTATCTTTGCAATTATGCAAACCAAGAAAAAAGACATACGCGCTTTAACCAAAGAACAGTTGAGGGATTTCTTTGTATCTCAAGGGGATAAAGCCTTCCGTGGTAACCAGGTTTATGAATGGTTATGGGGAAAAGCGGCGTACTCTTTCGATGCGATGACCAATATTTCTAAGGAAACCCGCCAAATGCTGGAGGATAACTTTGTGATCAATCACATAAAAGTAGACCAAATGCAGCGCAGTAGCGATGGTACCATAAAAAATGCGGTGCGTTTGCACGACGATTTAATTGTAGAATCGGTTTTAATTCCCACGGCAACCAGAACAACCGCTTGTGTATCGAGTCAGGTTGGGTGTAGTTTAGATTGTAAATTCTGTGCTACCGCCAAATTAAAGCGGATGCGTAATTTAAATCCAGACGAGATCTACGATCAAGTGGTGGCCATCGATAACGAAAGCAGGCTGTATTTCGACAAACCGCTCTCCAATATTGTATTTATGGGGATGGGCGAACCTCTTATGAATTATAACAATGTGTTGGCGGCCATCGAAAAAATAACTTCTCTAGAAGGATTGGGGATGTCTCCACGAAGGATTACCGTTTCTACCTCGGGAGTGCCAAAAATGATTAAAAAAATGGCAGATACCGAGGTAAAATTTAAATTGGCAGTTTCGCTGCACTCCGCCATCGATGAGGTGCGTACTACCATTATGCCTTTTAATGCCACTTTTCCTCTTGCCGATCTTCGGGAAGCGTTGGAATATTGGTACAATAAAACCAAAAGTAGAATTACCTACGAGTATGTGGTTTGGCGAGGGATTAACGATCGACGTAAAGATGTAGAGGCCTTGGTTCAATTCTGCAAATTCGCCCCTTCAAAGGTAAATATCATTGAGTACAATCCCATTGGCGACGATCAGTTTAAACAGGCAGACAGCAACGCTTTGGATATGTACAAAGAAATTTTGGAACGCAATGGAATTACGGTTACCGTAAGACGTTCCAGGGGAAAGGATATCGATGCTGCCTGCGGACAGTTGGCAAACAAGTCTTAGTAAGAGAACCCTTATAAAAATCATTTTTTAACCAATTGGAAAAAGTTGAAATGAGTTCA from Galbibacter sp. BG1 harbors:
- a CDS encoding GldL-related protein, which encodes MIQKKDNLVDLIEEINAIVFVEELHNNMKNNFYYVTIVIIGLVIALASFVSINLTNNPNAEVWFERGLWIGQTAGFFMLFFNGTFIKTKYFRILKGIIAIIIIGALIKILHWEFQGVSGNNILTVGFIGIMITYFFSFLNKPIKRSLDFLKLVWVITSYTIGILIILHVIRKDYRMIPSVIMWMAILNYFILENKKGKLFE
- the queA gene encoding tRNA preQ1(34) S-adenosylmethionine ribosyltransferase-isomerase QueA; amino-acid sequence: MKLSHFNFELPKELLAEYPSENRDESRLMVLHRKEQKIEHKMFKDLIDYFDEGDVMVLNNTKVFPARLFGNKEKTGARIEVFLLRELNVEQRLWDVLVDPARKIRIGNKLYFGEDESLVAEVIDNTTSRGRTLRFLYDGSYEEFRKKLNDLGETPLPKYIKRDVEATDEERYQTIYAKTEGAVAAPTAGLHFSKHLLKRLEIKGIDFAELTLHVGLGTFNPVEVEDLSKHKMDSEELFIDEKAAAIVNNAKDNKRKVCAIGTTAMRGLESSVSSDLMLNPYEGWTNKFIFPPYDFSIANCMVTNFHTPKSTLLMMISAFAGHDFMMKAYKEAIKEGYRFYSYGDAMLIL
- the rlmN gene encoding 23S rRNA (adenine(2503)-C(2))-methyltransferase RlmN, translated to MQTKKKDIRALTKEQLRDFFVSQGDKAFRGNQVYEWLWGKAAYSFDAMTNISKETRQMLEDNFVINHIKVDQMQRSSDGTIKNAVRLHDDLIVESVLIPTATRTTACVSSQVGCSLDCKFCATAKLKRMRNLNPDEIYDQVVAIDNESRLYFDKPLSNIVFMGMGEPLMNYNNVLAAIEKITSLEGLGMSPRRITVSTSGVPKMIKKMADTEVKFKLAVSLHSAIDEVRTTIMPFNATFPLADLREALEYWYNKTKSRITYEYVVWRGINDRRKDVEALVQFCKFAPSKVNIIEYNPIGDDQFKQADSNALDMYKEILERNGITVTVRRSRGKDIDAACGQLANKS